The following are encoded together in the Streptomyces rapamycinicus NRRL 5491 genome:
- a CDS encoding serine/threonine-protein kinase produces MADIKLIQGRYRLLDRIGRGGMGEVWRARDESLGRRVAVKCLKPLGSRHDPSFTGVVRERFRREARVAAALQHRGVTVVHDFGEHEGVLYLVMELLEGRDLGRLLGDDARRPLPVPEVLDIAEQVAEALAYTHDQGVVHRDLKPANIMRLTDGTVKLCDFGIARLGDDVGFTSRLTGTGIAMGTPHYMSPEQIAGGPVDHRSDLYSLGCVLYELATGAPPFALDDAWAILVGHRHTPPAPPRRHRPELPEPFERAVLDLLAKTPEDRPRDAAEFAGRIAPGRASRRPSPFPEPRGALPAAGPLVPSLLTAGPPAPRLPAWARRMTTGSKAHTGGVGLLSATPPDASAALTGAWTGGRAGGRSGGRGTADPAPPGMRARFAERHRAGLDLGRAGRWAEAVETHRAVAAERELALGADHPDTLASRYEIAFALGILGRPGDALREYEQVAAGRWRVLGPDHPDTLAARQETAFTLGRLGRFTEAQDVYTAVLAARERTIGADHPDTLRCRHNLAFNLGCLGRRAEAYRMAERVAAARARVLGPDHPDTLVTRYEVACALGRLDRWGEALGIFREVAAARARTLGPHHPETLAARYEIGAGLGRLGRGEEALAVYRALVEDRTRAQGPADPETLRARHGLGVGLGRLGRWEEALAEAREVCALRERALGPDHPDTLVSRREVAVALGWLGRWSDALTGYRRVTSARVRVLGPDHPDTLVSRGDEAHCLERLGRREETAEAAEAAGTAEAAGTAEAAGTAEAAGTAGRRPRPR; encoded by the coding sequence ATGGCGGACATCAAGCTGATCCAGGGCCGGTACCGGCTGCTGGACCGGATCGGGCGCGGGGGAATGGGCGAGGTGTGGCGGGCGCGGGACGAGTCGCTCGGCCGCCGCGTCGCCGTCAAATGCCTCAAACCGCTGGGGTCGCGGCACGACCCCTCGTTCACCGGTGTGGTGCGCGAGCGCTTCCGGCGGGAGGCGCGGGTGGCCGCCGCGCTGCAGCACCGGGGCGTCACGGTGGTGCATGACTTCGGCGAGCACGAGGGTGTGCTGTACCTGGTCATGGAGCTGCTGGAGGGCCGCGACCTCGGTCGGCTGCTGGGCGACGACGCGCGCCGGCCGCTGCCGGTCCCCGAGGTGCTGGACATCGCCGAGCAGGTGGCCGAGGCCCTCGCCTACACCCATGACCAGGGCGTGGTGCACCGCGACCTGAAGCCGGCCAACATCATGCGGCTCACCGACGGCACCGTGAAGCTCTGCGACTTCGGCATCGCCCGCCTCGGCGACGACGTCGGCTTCACCTCCCGGCTCACCGGCACCGGCATCGCCATGGGCACCCCGCACTACATGTCGCCCGAGCAGATCGCGGGCGGCCCGGTCGACCACCGCAGCGATCTGTACTCGCTGGGCTGTGTGCTCTACGAACTGGCCACGGGGGCGCCGCCGTTCGCCCTCGACGACGCCTGGGCGATCCTCGTCGGCCACCGCCACACCCCGCCCGCACCGCCCCGCCGCCACCGGCCCGAGCTCCCCGAGCCGTTCGAGCGCGCCGTCCTCGATCTGCTGGCCAAGACCCCGGAGGACCGTCCGCGTGACGCCGCCGAGTTCGCCGGGCGGATCGCCCCGGGGCGTGCGTCCCGGCGGCCGTCGCCGTTCCCCGAGCCGCGCGGCGCGCTCCCGGCCGCGGGACCGTTGGTTCCCAGCCTTCTGACCGCCGGGCCGCCGGCTCCGCGCCTCCCGGCCTGGGCCCGTCGTATGACCACCGGGTCCAAGGCGCACACCGGCGGGGTGGGACTGCTGTCGGCGACCCCGCCCGACGCGTCGGCCGCGCTCACCGGCGCCTGGACCGGGGGCCGGGCGGGGGGCCGGAGCGGGGGCCGCGGCACCGCTGACCCCGCCCCGCCGGGGATGCGGGCCCGGTTCGCGGAGCGGCACCGCGCCGGGCTGGACCTTGGGCGGGCGGGCCGCTGGGCGGAGGCCGTGGAAACCCACCGCGCGGTGGCCGCCGAGCGCGAGCTCGCACTGGGCGCCGACCACCCCGACACCCTCGCCAGCCGCTACGAGATCGCCTTCGCCCTCGGGATCCTGGGCCGCCCCGGCGACGCGCTGCGCGAGTACGAGCAGGTCGCGGCGGGCCGCTGGCGCGTCCTGGGCCCCGACCATCCGGACACCCTCGCCGCCCGTCAGGAGACCGCGTTCACCCTGGGCCGCCTCGGCCGCTTCACCGAGGCCCAGGACGTCTACACCGCCGTGCTCGCCGCCCGCGAGCGGACCATCGGCGCCGACCACCCCGACACCCTGCGCTGCCGCCACAACCTCGCCTTCAACCTGGGCTGTCTGGGGCGCCGGGCGGAGGCGTACCGGATGGCGGAGCGGGTGGCCGCGGCCCGCGCCCGGGTGCTGGGCCCCGACCACCCCGACACCCTGGTCACCCGCTACGAGGTGGCCTGCGCCCTCGGCCGCCTCGACCGCTGGGGCGAGGCCCTGGGCATCTTCCGCGAGGTGGCCGCCGCCCGCGCCCGCACCCTCGGCCCCCACCACCCCGAGACCCTCGCGGCCCGCTATGAGATCGGCGCCGGTCTGGGGCGGTTGGGCCGGGGCGAGGAGGCCCTCGCGGTCTACCGCGCCCTGGTCGAGGACCGCACCCGCGCCCAGGGCCCGGCCGATCCGGAGACCCTGCGCGCCCGGCACGGCCTCGGTGTCGGCCTGGGGCGGTTGGGCCGCTGGGAGGAGGCGCTCGCCGAGGCGCGGGAGGTCTGCGCCCTGCGCGAGCGCGCCCTGGGCCCGGACCACCCCGACACCCTGGTCAGCCGTCGCGAGGTCGCCGTCGCCCTGGGCTGGCTCGGCCGCTGGTCCGACGCGCTGACCGGCTACCGCCGGGTGACCAGCGCCCGCGTGCGCGTCCTCGGCCCCGACCATCCCGACACCCTGGTCAGCCGCGGCGACGAAGCGCACTGCCTGGAGCGGCTGGGCCGCCGCGAAGAGACGGCCGAGGCGGCTGAGGCGGCCGGGACGGCTGAGGCGGCCGGGACGGCTGAGGCGGCCGGGACGGCTGAGGCGGCCGGGACGGCGGGGCGGCGTCCTCGGCCGAGGTGA
- a CDS encoding phytoene desaturase family protein, giving the protein MSHSDAYDVVIVGGGHNGLVAAAYLARAGRSVLVLERLGHTGGAAVSTRPYPGVDARLSRYSYLVSLLPRRIVDDLGLRFAVRKRAVSSYTPDVRGGRPTGLLVDTAATGRTRAAFERLTGSDREYASWERFYGMTQRVAERVFPTLTEPLPTREELRARIGDDAVWRALFERPLGEAIEAAFDDDLVRGVVLTDALIGTFAHAHDPSLRQNRCFLYHVIGGGTGDWDVPVGGMGALTDALADAARAAGARIATGREVMSIATDGTSAEVRYAGEAGEGTAAARYVLVGAAPRELARLLGEEPPAPPAEGAQLKVNMLLRRLPALRDREVDPREAFSGTFHIAEGYGALEEAYRQAAAGELPHRPPSEIYCHSLTDPSILGPELAREGYQTLTLFGLHTPARLFTEDNDAARAALLRATLAELDAHLAEPITDCLALDADGRPCIEAKTPLDLDADLRLPGGNIFHRDLAFPYAQEGTGRWGVETRHANVLLCGAGAVRGGGVSGIPGHNAAMAVLEK; this is encoded by the coding sequence ATGTCTCACAGCGATGCGTACGACGTCGTCATCGTCGGCGGTGGTCACAACGGTCTGGTCGCCGCCGCGTACCTCGCCCGCGCCGGGCGGAGCGTGCTGGTGCTCGAGCGCCTCGGCCACACCGGTGGCGCCGCCGTGTCCACGCGGCCCTATCCCGGGGTGGACGCACGGCTCTCCCGTTACTCCTACCTGGTCAGCCTGTTGCCGCGGCGGATCGTCGACGACCTCGGACTGCGCTTCGCGGTGCGCAAGCGCGCGGTGTCCTCGTACACGCCCGACGTCCGGGGCGGGCGTCCCACCGGGCTGCTGGTGGACACCGCCGCCACGGGCAGGACGCGCGCCGCGTTCGAGCGGCTGACCGGGTCGGACCGGGAGTACGCGTCCTGGGAGCGGTTCTACGGCATGACCCAGCGCGTCGCCGAGCGGGTCTTCCCCACGCTGACCGAGCCGCTGCCCACCCGGGAGGAGCTGCGGGCGCGGATCGGGGACGACGCGGTGTGGCGGGCGCTGTTCGAGCGGCCGCTGGGGGAGGCGATCGAGGCCGCGTTCGACGACGACCTCGTCCGGGGTGTGGTCCTCACCGACGCGCTCATCGGCACCTTCGCCCATGCCCACGACCCGTCGCTGCGTCAGAACCGCTGCTTCCTGTACCACGTGATCGGCGGCGGCACCGGCGACTGGGACGTTCCCGTCGGCGGCATGGGCGCGCTCACCGACGCGCTCGCCGACGCCGCCCGCGCGGCGGGCGCGCGGATCGCGACCGGGCGTGAGGTCATGTCGATCGCCACCGACGGCACCTCGGCGGAGGTGCGGTACGCGGGTGAGGCGGGGGAGGGCACCGCGGCCGCCCGGTATGTGCTCGTCGGGGCGGCGCCCCGCGAGCTGGCCCGGCTGCTGGGCGAGGAGCCGCCCGCCCCGCCCGCCGAAGGGGCCCAGCTCAAGGTGAACATGCTGCTGCGCAGGCTGCCCGCGCTGCGCGACCGCGAGGTGGACCCGCGCGAGGCGTTCTCCGGGACGTTCCACATCGCCGAGGGGTACGGCGCGCTGGAGGAGGCGTACCGCCAGGCGGCCGCGGGGGAGCTGCCCCACCGGCCGCCGTCGGAGATCTACTGCCACTCGCTGACCGACCCGTCGATCCTCGGCCCGGAGCTCGCCCGCGAGGGCTATCAGACCCTGACCCTGTTCGGACTGCACACCCCCGCCCGGCTGTTCACCGAGGACAACGACGCGGCTCGCGCCGCGCTGCTGCGCGCCACCCTGGCGGAGCTGGACGCCCATCTGGCCGAGCCGATCACCGACTGTCTGGCCCTGGACGCCGACGGCCGGCCGTGCATCGAGGCCAAGACCCCGCTGGACCTGGACGCCGACCTGCGGCTGCCCGGCGGCAACATCTTCCACCGGGACCTGGCCTTCCCGTACGCCCAGGAGGGCACCGGCCGCTGGGGCGTGGAGACGCGCCACGCCAATGTGCTGCTGTGCGGCGCGGGCGCGGTGCGCGGCGGCGGGGTGAGCGGGATCCCCGGGCACAACGCGGCCATGGCGGTGCTGGAGAAGTGA
- a CDS encoding NAD(P)H-dependent flavin oxidoreductase: MQTELSARLGVEHAVFGFTPFPAVAAAISRAGGFGVLGAVRYGAGEELARDLDWMEAHTDGRPYGLDVVMPAKKVEGVTEADIEAMIPEGHRTFVRETLAKHGVPELAEGEASGWRITGWLEQVARSQLDVAFDYPVKLLANALGSPPADVVARAHDHGILVAALAGSARHALHHKEAGLDVIVAQGYEAGGHTGEIASMVLTPEVVRAVDPLPVLAAGGIGSGEQIAAGLALGAQGVWIGSLWLTTEEAELHSAALIRKLLAAGSGDTVRSRALTGKPARQLRTEWTDAWEDPDGPGPLPMPLQGLLVAEAVSRIQKYEVEPLLGTPVGQIVGRMDSVRPVQAVFDELTRGFERAIDRVNRIAGRA; encoded by the coding sequence ATGCAGACGGAGCTGAGCGCAAGGCTGGGTGTCGAGCACGCCGTCTTCGGCTTCACGCCGTTCCCCGCCGTGGCCGCGGCGATCAGCCGGGCCGGCGGCTTCGGTGTGCTCGGCGCGGTCCGCTACGGCGCGGGCGAGGAGCTGGCCCGCGACCTCGACTGGATGGAGGCGCACACCGACGGCAGACCGTACGGCCTGGACGTCGTGATGCCCGCGAAGAAGGTGGAGGGGGTCACCGAGGCCGATATCGAGGCGATGATCCCCGAGGGCCACCGCACCTTCGTCCGGGAGACCCTCGCCAAGCACGGCGTACCCGAACTGGCCGAGGGCGAGGCGTCCGGCTGGCGGATCACCGGCTGGCTCGAGCAGGTGGCCCGCAGCCAGCTCGACGTGGCCTTCGACTACCCCGTGAAACTCCTGGCCAACGCCCTGGGCTCACCCCCGGCCGACGTCGTCGCCCGAGCCCATGACCACGGCATCCTCGTGGCCGCCCTCGCGGGCAGCGCCCGCCACGCCCTCCACCACAAGGAGGCCGGGCTGGATGTCATCGTCGCCCAGGGCTACGAGGCGGGCGGCCACACCGGCGAGATCGCCTCCATGGTGCTCACCCCCGAGGTGGTGCGGGCGGTGGACCCGCTGCCCGTACTCGCCGCGGGCGGCATCGGCAGTGGCGAGCAGATCGCCGCCGGGCTGGCGCTGGGCGCCCAGGGCGTGTGGATCGGCTCCCTCTGGCTCACCACCGAGGAGGCCGAACTCCATTCGGCGGCCCTCATCCGCAAGCTGCTGGCGGCCGGATCCGGGGACACCGTGCGCTCCCGCGCCCTGACCGGCAAACCCGCCCGCCAGCTGCGCACCGAATGGACCGACGCCTGGGAGGACCCGGACGGCCCGGGCCCGCTGCCCATGCCGCTGCAGGGGCTGCTGGTGGCCGAGGCCGTCTCGCGCATCCAGAAGTACGAGGTGGAACCGCTGCTCGGCACGCCGGTCGGCCAGATCGTCGGCCGGATGGACTCCGTCCGCCCGGTGCAAGCGGTCTTCGACGAGCTGACCCGCGGCTTCGAGCGCGCCATCGACCGCGTCAACCGCATCGCCGGACGCGCCTGA
- a CDS encoding acyl-CoA synthetase, producing MSPTPNGFWAQAALEPDRTVLIAPDGEEWTAGRLHSACNRLVAGLRAAGLRRGDALAVVLPNGVEFFVAALAATQAGLYLVPVNHHLVGPEIAWIVSDSGAKVLIAHERYGGQAAAAADEAGLPATHRYAVGAIDGFRPYAELLEGQPEEPPADRELGWVMNYTSGTTGRPRGIRRALTGKLPEESHLGGFLRFFGITPRAEEPDHVHLVCSPLYHTAVLQFASSSLHIGHPLVLMDKWTPQEMLRLIDTYRCTHTHMVPTQFHRLLALPDEVKRSYDVSSMRHAIHGAAPCPDHVKRGMIDWWGGCVEEYYAASEGGGAFATAEDWLKKPGTVGRPWPISEIAIFDDEGTRLPAGELGTVYMKMSTGGFAYHKDKSKTEKNRIGDFFTVGDLGLLDEDGYLYLRDRKIDLIISGGVNIYPAEIEAALLTHPAVADAAAFGIPHEDWGEQVIAVVEPAEGHAPGPGLAEEILAHCTTRLAGYKCPKSVEFIAEMPRDPNGKLYKRRLREPYWEGAADAGQTPH from the coding sequence ATGTCCCCTACACCCAACGGCTTCTGGGCCCAGGCCGCGCTCGAGCCCGACCGCACCGTGCTCATCGCCCCGGACGGCGAGGAGTGGACCGCCGGGCGGCTGCACAGCGCGTGCAACCGGCTCGTCGCCGGGCTGCGCGCCGCCGGGCTGCGCCGCGGCGACGCCCTGGCGGTCGTCCTGCCCAACGGGGTGGAGTTCTTCGTCGCGGCGCTCGCCGCCACCCAGGCCGGGCTCTATCTGGTGCCGGTCAACCACCATCTGGTCGGCCCCGAGATCGCCTGGATCGTCTCCGACTCCGGCGCCAAGGTGCTGATCGCCCATGAGCGCTACGGCGGGCAGGCGGCCGCGGCCGCCGACGAGGCCGGGCTGCCCGCGACCCACCGCTATGCCGTCGGCGCCATCGACGGCTTCCGCCCGTACGCCGAACTCCTCGAGGGGCAGCCGGAGGAGCCGCCCGCCGACCGCGAGCTGGGCTGGGTGATGAACTACACCTCCGGCACCACGGGCCGGCCGCGCGGAATCCGCCGTGCGCTGACCGGAAAGCTCCCCGAGGAGAGCCACCTCGGCGGCTTCCTGCGGTTCTTCGGCATCACCCCGCGCGCCGAGGAGCCCGACCACGTCCATCTGGTGTGCTCACCGCTCTACCACACCGCCGTCCTGCAGTTCGCGAGCTCCTCGCTGCACATCGGCCATCCCCTGGTGCTCATGGACAAGTGGACGCCCCAGGAGATGCTGCGCCTGATCGACACCTACCGCTGTACGCACACCCATATGGTGCCGACCCAGTTCCACCGGCTGCTCGCCCTCCCCGACGAGGTCAAGCGGTCCTACGACGTCTCGTCGATGCGCCACGCCATCCACGGCGCCGCGCCCTGCCCCGACCACGTCAAGCGCGGGATGATCGACTGGTGGGGCGGCTGTGTCGAGGAGTACTACGCGGCCAGCGAGGGCGGCGGCGCCTTCGCCACCGCCGAGGACTGGCTGAAGAAACCGGGGACCGTCGGCCGCCCCTGGCCCATCAGCGAGATCGCCATTTTCGACGACGAGGGCACCCGGCTCCCGGCCGGTGAACTCGGCACCGTCTACATGAAGATGAGCACCGGGGGCTTCGCCTACCACAAGGACAAGTCCAAGACCGAGAAGAACCGCATCGGCGACTTCTTCACCGTCGGCGACCTCGGCCTCCTGGACGAGGACGGCTATCTCTACCTCCGCGACCGCAAGATCGACCTGATCATCTCCGGCGGGGTCAACATCTACCCCGCCGAGATCGAGGCCGCGCTGCTCACCCATCCGGCCGTGGCCGACGCCGCCGCCTTCGGAATTCCCCACGAGGACTGGGGCGAGCAGGTCATCGCGGTGGTGGAGCCCGCCGAGGGGCATGCGCCGGGACCCGGTCTTGCCGAGGAGATCCTCGCCCACTGCACCACCCGGCTCGCGGGCTACAAATGCCCCAAGTCGGTGGAGTTCATCGCCGAGATGCCGCGCGACCCCAACGGCAAGCTCTACAAGCGGCGGCTGCGCGAGCCGTACTGGGAGGGGGCGGCCGACGCGGGCCAGACCCCACACTGA
- a CDS encoding chorismate mutase, which translates to MRPHPSPRHALIAVLAAAVLATGATAAVAAPAAPAAPAGPAGPAGPAHARHGTLRPLVDLAAQRVLVADEVAAAKWGTDSPIDDPAREREVLEAVARQAEELGADPVATSRIFRDQIEASKVVQRGLYSRWDADPSQAPTERPDLGRVRLEINRINGELVGAIADSAAVRESPSCVGHLTAGAAAVVHGRRLDPLHTVALGRSLPSVCERGAP; encoded by the coding sequence ATGCGACCGCATCCGTCCCCGCGCCATGCGCTGATCGCCGTGCTGGCCGCCGCCGTGCTGGCCACCGGGGCCACCGCCGCCGTCGCCGCACCGGCCGCACCGGCCGCACCGGCCGGACCGGCCGGACCGGCCGGACCGGCCCACGCCCGGCACGGCACCCTGCGGCCGCTGGTCGACCTGGCCGCGCAGCGGGTGCTGGTGGCCGACGAGGTCGCCGCCGCGAAGTGGGGCACGGACAGCCCGATCGACGACCCGGCTCGGGAGCGGGAGGTGTTGGAGGCGGTGGCGCGGCAGGCCGAGGAGCTGGGCGCCGACCCGGTGGCCACGTCGAGGATCTTCCGCGACCAGATCGAGGCCAGCAAGGTGGTCCAGCGCGGCCTCTACAGCCGCTGGGACGCCGACCCCTCACAGGCGCCCACCGAACGCCCCGACCTCGGCCGGGTCCGGCTGGAGATCAACCGGATCAACGGCGAACTCGTGGGCGCCATCGCGGACTCGGCGGCCGTGCGCGAGTCCCCCTCCTGCGTGGGACACCTCACGGCGGGGGCCGCCGCCGTGGTCCACGGGCGGCGTCTGGACCCGCTGCACACCGTGGCGCTGGGCCGCTCGCTGCCCTCGGTGTGCGAGCGCGGAGCGCCGTAA
- a CDS encoding GNAT family N-acetyltransferase, with the protein MRIVVEDDAEALADAFTRNLEHLRPSSPRRGEGFFTADGQAARLRDQLEQWESGRLVPWVLAGGERILGAVTLSHIVLGPWRNAHLGYWIDAGHVGRGLATLAVRSVCRTADERLGLHRIEASTLVENVPSQRTLLGCGFTRIGMAPDYLHIAGAWRDHLLFQRVLNDRPAP; encoded by the coding sequence ATGCGGATCGTCGTCGAGGACGACGCCGAGGCGCTCGCGGACGCGTTCACGCGCAACCTCGAGCATCTGCGCCCCTCCAGCCCGCGGCGGGGCGAGGGTTTCTTCACCGCCGACGGCCAGGCCGCCCGGCTGCGGGACCAGCTGGAGCAGTGGGAGTCCGGCCGGCTGGTGCCCTGGGTGCTGGCCGGCGGCGAGCGGATCCTGGGCGCGGTCACGCTGTCGCACATCGTCCTCGGCCCCTGGCGCAACGCCCATCTCGGCTACTGGATCGACGCCGGACACGTCGGCCGCGGGCTGGCCACCCTGGCCGTCCGGTCCGTCTGCCGGACGGCCGACGAGCGGCTCGGACTGCACCGGATCGAGGCCAGCACCCTGGTGGAGAACGTCCCCTCCCAACGCACCCTGCTGGGCTGCGGATTCACCCGGATCGGCATGGCGCCGGACTATCTGCACATCGCCGGTGCCTGGCGGGACCATCTGCTCTTCCAGCGCGTCCTCAACGACCGTCCCGCGCCCTGA
- a CDS encoding acyl-CoA synthetase, with protein sequence MEYNLADLFESIVDTVPGREALVYLDHPGTGAGRRLSYAQLDAAANRLGHHLMDSGIAPGEHVGLHLCNGVEYLQTALACLKIRAVPVNVNYRYVEDELVYLYRDAELAALVYDAEFGERVAAALPHTGTLRHLVRVGTGDGPGPSVAFADAEASGSPERGFPARSADDRFIIYTGGTTGMPKGVVWRQEDLFFSGLGGGAPTGQPVERPEELAERVAAGGEGLVFFPTPPLMHGTSTLTAFIAFNFGQKVVLHRKFVPEEVLRTIEKEKVTAASLVGDAMLRPLVDALTGPLKGTDLSSLLSVSSSGAILSETVRAQFAELSPHTLLLNNFGSSESGFNGTATADSGPEKGFRLSVNARTTVVDPATLAPVAPGEPGRIAQRGHVPLGYYNDPKKTAETFFEADGERWVLLGDMATVDENGVITVLGRGSQCINTGGEKVYPEEVEQALKAHPDVYDALVAGVPDTRWGHRVAAVVQPRTEASALTADAVRDHCRERLAGYKIPRTVVFTDRIQRSPSGKADYRWARAVAEAEGADRSAPREAP encoded by the coding sequence ATGGAGTACAACCTTGCCGACCTGTTCGAGTCGATCGTCGACACGGTGCCCGGCAGAGAGGCGCTGGTGTACCTCGACCACCCCGGCACCGGGGCCGGGCGACGCCTCAGCTACGCCCAGCTGGACGCGGCCGCCAACCGGCTCGGCCACCATCTGATGGACAGCGGGATCGCCCCGGGCGAGCATGTCGGACTGCATCTGTGCAACGGCGTGGAGTACCTCCAGACCGCGCTCGCCTGCCTGAAGATCCGGGCGGTGCCGGTGAACGTCAACTACCGCTACGTCGAGGACGAGCTGGTCTACCTCTACCGGGACGCGGAGCTGGCCGCGCTGGTCTACGACGCCGAGTTCGGCGAACGGGTGGCCGCCGCGCTGCCCCACACCGGCACCCTGCGCCATCTGGTGCGGGTCGGCACCGGGGACGGCCCCGGTCCGTCCGTGGCGTTCGCCGACGCCGAGGCGTCCGGGTCGCCCGAGCGCGGCTTCCCGGCCCGGTCCGCCGACGACCGCTTCATCATCTACACCGGCGGCACCACCGGGATGCCCAAGGGCGTGGTCTGGCGGCAGGAGGACCTCTTCTTCTCCGGACTGGGCGGCGGCGCCCCGACCGGCCAGCCCGTCGAACGCCCGGAGGAGCTGGCCGAGCGGGTGGCCGCGGGCGGCGAGGGACTGGTCTTCTTCCCCACCCCGCCGCTGATGCACGGAACCTCCACCCTTACGGCCTTCATCGCGTTCAACTTCGGCCAGAAGGTGGTGCTGCACCGGAAGTTCGTGCCGGAGGAGGTGCTGAGGACCATCGAGAAGGAGAAGGTCACCGCGGCCTCGCTGGTCGGCGACGCGATGCTGCGCCCCCTGGTGGACGCCCTGACCGGGCCCCTCAAGGGCACCGATCTCTCCTCGCTGCTCAGCGTCAGCAGCTCGGGCGCGATCCTCTCGGAGACCGTACGCGCCCAGTTCGCCGAGCTCTCCCCGCACACCCTGCTGCTGAACAACTTCGGCTCCTCGGAGTCCGGTTTCAACGGCACGGCCACCGCCGACTCCGGCCCCGAGAAGGGCTTCCGGCTGAGCGTCAACGCCCGGACGACGGTGGTGGACCCGGCGACCCTCGCCCCGGTGGCACCCGGTGAGCCCGGCCGGATCGCCCAGCGCGGCCATGTGCCGCTCGGCTACTACAACGACCCGAAGAAGACCGCCGAGACGTTCTTCGAGGCGGACGGGGAGCGCTGGGTGCTGCTCGGCGACATGGCGACCGTCGACGAGAACGGTGTGATCACCGTCCTCGGGCGCGGTTCCCAGTGCATCAACACCGGGGGCGAGAAGGTCTATCCGGAGGAGGTCGAACAGGCCCTGAAGGCCCATCCGGATGTGTACGACGCGCTGGTGGCGGGCGTGCCGGACACCCGCTGGGGCCATCGCGTCGCGGCCGTCGTCCAGCCCCGTACGGAGGCGTCCGCGCTCACCGCCGACGCGGTCCGCGACCACTGCCGGGAGCGGCTCGCGGGCTACAAGATCCCCCGTACGGTCGTCTTCACCGACCGCATCCAGCGCTCCCCCAGCGGCAAGGCGGACTACCGCTGGGCGCGGGCGGTGGCGGAGGCGGAGGGAGCGGACCGAAGCGCTCCGCGGGAAGCCCCCTGA
- a CDS encoding crotonase/enoyl-CoA hydratase family protein has protein sequence MTSGTEHLIVERVGATLVLTLNRPEARNALSLPMLVGLYDGWTEADEDDAVRSVVLTGAGGAFCAGMDLKALAGGGRMDGQHVRDRLAADPDLHWKAMLRHHRPRKPVIAAVEGPCVAGGTEILQGTDIRIAGRGATFGLFEVRRGLFPIGGSTVRLARQLPRTHALEMLLTGRPYPAEEAARIGLIGHVVPDGTALEKALELAELINANGPLAVEAVKASVYETAEMTETDGLKSELERGWPIFDTADAKEGSKAFAEKRPPVYRRA, from the coding sequence GTGACAAGCGGGACCGAACACCTCATCGTCGAGCGCGTCGGCGCGACCCTGGTACTCACCCTGAACCGGCCCGAAGCCAGGAACGCGCTCTCGCTGCCGATGCTGGTCGGGCTGTACGACGGCTGGACCGAGGCCGACGAGGACGACGCCGTGCGCTCCGTGGTGCTCACCGGCGCCGGCGGGGCCTTCTGTGCGGGAATGGACCTCAAGGCGCTCGCGGGCGGCGGCCGGATGGACGGACAGCACGTCCGCGACCGCCTCGCGGCCGACCCCGATCTGCACTGGAAAGCCATGCTCCGCCACCATCGGCCGCGCAAGCCGGTGATCGCCGCCGTGGAGGGCCCCTGTGTCGCGGGCGGCACCGAGATCCTCCAGGGCACCGACATCCGGATCGCGGGCCGCGGCGCCACCTTCGGACTCTTCGAGGTCCGGCGCGGACTGTTCCCCATCGGCGGCTCCACCGTACGGCTGGCCCGCCAGCTGCCCCGTACCCACGCCCTGGAGATGCTGCTCACCGGGCGCCCCTACCCGGCCGAGGAGGCGGCGCGGATCGGGCTGATCGGCCATGTCGTCCCGGACGGCACGGCGCTGGAGAAGGCACTGGAGCTCGCCGAGCTGATCAACGCCAACGGCCCGCTGGCCGTCGAGGCCGTCAAGGCGTCGGTCTACGAGACCGCCGAGATGACCGAGACCGACGGCCTGAAGTCCGAACTCGAGCGCGGCTGGCCCATCTTCGACACCGCCGACGCCAAGGAGGGCTCGAAAGCCTTCGCGGAGAAACGGCCGCCGGTCTACCGCCGGGCGTGA